One window from the genome of Nitrospinota bacterium encodes:
- a CDS encoding lysophospholipid acyltransferase family protein, translated as MKKFINTYVIPPIAYLLIRVFSITLKLYEEGTEHERKLLGEGKGAALVFWHGRLFYLAHYYLNATGRFKTLVSPSADGEIIARLLAMFGYGVVRGSSFKNAAGALLTLTRCVKNGYWPALIGDGSRGPLHKLQPGGVMISKLSGRPALPVTVSFSRYWTLPSWDRMMIPKPFSKAVVIFGEPVSVPADCDSAGLEAKRKELEAALVRITQRADGYFPVGR; from the coding sequence ATGAAAAAATTCATTAACACATACGTCATACCGCCCATCGCGTACCTGCTCATCCGCGTTTTTTCCATCACCCTCAAGCTTTACGAGGAGGGGACGGAGCATGAGCGCAAGCTTTTGGGTGAGGGGAAAGGCGCCGCGCTGGTGTTCTGGCACGGACGGCTTTTTTACCTGGCGCATTATTATTTGAACGCCACCGGGCGTTTCAAGACATTGGTGAGCCCCAGCGCGGACGGAGAAATAATAGCGCGGCTCTTGGCGATGTTCGGATACGGCGTGGTGCGCGGTTCATCGTTCAAGAACGCGGCCGGGGCGCTTCTGACTTTGACAAGGTGCGTCAAGAATGGCTATTGGCCGGCTCTTATCGGGGACGGGTCGCGAGGGCCGTTGCATAAGCTCCAGCCGGGGGGGGTGATGATCTCCAAATTGAGCGGAAGGCCCGCGTTGCCGGTGACGGTCTCATTTTCACGATACTGGACGCTTCCCTCATGGGACAGAATGATGATTCCAAAGCCGTTCTCAAAAGCCGTAGTGATTTTCGGCGAGCCGGTGAGCGTTCCGGCCGATTGCGATTCGGCGGGACTGGAGGCAAAGCGCAAGGAGCTTGAAGCGGCGCTCGTGCGCATCACGCAACGGGCGGACGGTTATTTTCCGGTGGGCAGGTGA
- a CDS encoding 3-deoxy-D-manno-octulosonic acid transferase, with translation MGYFVYNALLYIALTAFSPVIAWYALTKPKYKEGFWKKLGFGLPARGAKTIWLHAVSVGEVMAAEPLIKALKEKTALPVTLSVTTATGREVAQKRLGSQVAVVHFPYDFPGAARRSVRAINPAAFVMVDTEIWPNVIRECKRSGAAVILANGRISDKSYPKYIRLKWFMREVLGIIDICLMQGEEDTARITAMGADAAKVKTIGNLKYDKPCEPVDAAQREQLRRSLGISPEEKVFFLGSVHEGEEDAIKAFLEVKKNVGALRLVIAPRRIENIGWIDRALDGSGLHAVRKTSLAPNPGHDPLIVPVIDTFGELAKLYAVADVAFAGGSLIPHGGQNPLEPAAHGVPVLFGPHMTNFKDAARSLLSADAAWTAQSESEIAERLSALLSDNTARLAAGEAALKAVEANRGAASRSAEIIAGLIK, from the coding sequence ATGGGATATTTTGTATATAACGCTCTTTTGTATATTGCGTTAACCGCGTTTTCGCCTGTGATAGCCTGGTACGCGCTCACCAAGCCGAAATACAAGGAGGGTTTCTGGAAAAAACTGGGATTCGGCCTTCCGGCGCGGGGCGCAAAGACAATCTGGCTACACGCCGTGTCTGTCGGGGAGGTGATGGCGGCCGAACCGCTCATTAAAGCGCTAAAAGAAAAAACAGCCCTGCCAGTCACGCTTTCCGTCACCACTGCCACAGGCCGCGAAGTGGCGCAAAAAAGGCTCGGCTCGCAAGTCGCAGTGGTCCATTTCCCATACGACTTCCCCGGAGCCGCGCGCAGAAGCGTCCGCGCGATCAACCCTGCGGCGTTCGTGATGGTGGACACGGAGATATGGCCCAACGTTATCCGGGAGTGCAAAAGGTCCGGAGCCGCCGTGATTCTGGCCAACGGGAGGATATCGGACAAATCGTATCCTAAATACATACGGCTCAAATGGTTCATGCGGGAAGTCCTGGGGATCATCGACATTTGCCTGATGCAAGGCGAAGAGGATACGGCCAGGATCACGGCCATGGGGGCGGATGCGGCCAAGGTGAAGACAATCGGCAACCTGAAGTATGACAAGCCATGCGAGCCGGTTGACGCGGCGCAACGGGAGCAATTGCGCCGTTCGCTTGGAATCTCCCCGGAAGAGAAGGTGTTTTTCCTTGGCAGTGTCCACGAGGGAGAAGAGGATGCAATAAAGGCGTTTCTTGAAGTTAAAAAAAACGTGGGCGCACTGAGGCTTGTGATCGCTCCCCGGCGCATCGAAAATATCGGATGGATAGATCGGGCGCTTGACGGCAGCGGCCTTCACGCCGTCCGCAAAACATCGCTTGCGCCCAATCCCGGCCATGATCCACTGATAGTCCCGGTGATAGACACCTTCGGCGAACTGGCGAAACTATACGCCGTGGCGGATGTGGCGTTCGCCGGAGGCAGTCTTATCCCCCATGGCGGCCAAAACCCGCTGGAACCTGCGGCGCACGGCGTTCCCGTCTTGTTCGGTCCGCACATGACAAACTTCAAGGACGCGGCGCGTTCGTTATTGTCGGCGGACGCGGCGTGGACTGCGCAATCGGAAAGCGAGATTGCGGAAAGGCTTTCGGCGCTGCTGTCGGACAATACAGCCCGGCTGGCCGCTGGGGAGGCTGCGTTAAAGGCAGTGGAGGCAAACCGTGGAGCCGCCAGCCGGAGCGCGGAAATTATCGCGGGGCTTATTAAATGA
- the selD gene encoding selenide, water dikinase SelD — translation MKPFSAPEFIYGSGSGDDAGVFKLSDGMALVQTVDFFTPIVDDPYRFGRIGAANSLSDVYALAARPLTALNILAAPCSIGPEIIGEILRGGADAVREAGALIVGGHSLNDNEPKYGLAVTGLVDPAKMITQAKARPGDVLILTKKIGVGIIAGTMKRYYEAGGQAPFSTAVIEEAETAMMRLNRDAAAAMAEFGASACTDVSGFGLLGHTGNMAESSNAGLALFYSKVPKYDGLEPFAIKGSGGGGSRNNEWIAPRLSIHESVTREQIMTLCDAQTSGGLLIAIDGDKAGGLVQRLKNNGDEFSAVIGEVTDGPAGSIAIRP, via the coding sequence ATGAAACCTTTCTCCGCCCCGGAGTTCATATACGGCTCCGGCTCCGGGGACGACGCTGGTGTGTTCAAACTCTCCGACGGCATGGCGCTGGTGCAGACGGTTGACTTTTTCACCCCCATCGTGGACGACCCATACAGGTTCGGCAGGATAGGCGCCGCCAACTCACTTTCCGATGTTTACGCCCTTGCCGCAAGGCCGCTGACAGCTTTAAACATACTGGCGGCGCCTTGTTCCATTGGACCGGAGATCATCGGTGAAATCCTGCGGGGCGGGGCGGACGCTGTCCGCGAAGCTGGCGCGCTGATAGTGGGCGGGCACAGCTTGAACGACAACGAGCCTAAATACGGCCTGGCGGTCACCGGCCTTGTGGACCCGGCGAAAATGATCACACAGGCCAAGGCTCGGCCTGGGGACGTGTTGATTCTCACAAAGAAAATCGGGGTCGGCATTATCGCCGGAACGATGAAGCGATACTATGAAGCGGGTGGCCAGGCGCCGTTCTCCACAGCCGTTATCGAAGAAGCGGAAACGGCGATGATGCGGTTGAATAGGGACGCGGCGGCGGCGATGGCGGAATTTGGCGCCAGCGCATGCACGGACGTTTCCGGATTCGGCCTGCTGGGCCACACGGGAAACATGGCGGAGTCGTCCAACGCCGGCCTGGCCTTGTTTTACTCGAAAGTCCCCAAATACGATGGACTGGAGCCTTTCGCGATAAAAGGCTCCGGCGGCGGCGGATCGAGAAACAATGAATGGATCGCTCCGCGTCTTTCGATCCATGAAAGCGTTACGCGAGAGCAGATTATGACCCTGTGCGACGCTCAGACATCCGGCGGGCTTTTGATCGCCATTGACGGTGACAAAGCCGGCGGCCTTGTCCAACGGTTGAAAAACAACGGGGACGAATTTTCCGCCGTCATCGGGGAAGTGACAGACGGCCCGGCGGGCTCAATAGCAATCCGCCCATAA